From Zymoseptoria tritici IPO323 chromosome 6, whole genome shotgun sequence, one genomic window encodes:
- a CDS encoding amino oxidase (flavin-containig amine oxidoreductase, pyridine nucleotide-disulphide oxidoreductase, predicted extracelular): protein MVGAIFSILLSSLVTAVSADNGWTENCSHVIDKDVVIFGGGGSGAQAAVRLREDYNKTVVVIEKQCNLGGHVETYIDSISGKPFDYGVESYTEYGGAKGFFARFNITLVKTMYHPINTTYIDFLTGDPLPLYHDPQPPAFVAALKSYLTLAEKYENITFPSFVNFPSPPDIPAELLLPFKTIAETYKLEAALPLIFEGTGWGLGDISTAPLLDILQELPAVLTRAFLGELASWVPESGSNQELYDRIGALLSSDVLYDATIISTRRSDDGVQVLVSDAHGEQTLIRARKLLVSIALTDDNLPLLDLSPNEEEIFSTWAPDNIYCGIVSGPALPVNGSLVNIASGAVPENYTVFPTPPFVVRFQYSGDNNFRVLATGTETYTEDLARQLIVDTYEEITEDVRGDGPVDHLDIKAFSAHRTTSFHVPEDKVRDGFYGNLTALQGGRSTWFTGRAWGGQYSTTLWGFNDQWLLPRLVADLEAGS, encoded by the exons ATGGTCGgcgccatcttctccattCTTCTATCGAGCCTCGTTACTGCGGTATCCGCCGACAATGGATGGACCGAGAACTGTTCTCACGTCATCGACAAAGATGTAGTCATAttcggaggaggcggatCGGGCGCTCAAGCTGCTGTGCGGCTTCGGGAGGATTACAACAAAACTGTTGTTGTGATCGAGAAGCAGTGTAACTTG GGCGGTCACGTCGAGACATACATCGACTCCATCTCTGGCAAACCCTTTGATTACGGCGTCGAGTCCTACACGGAATATGGCGGCGCCAAAGGTTTCTTTGCACGATTCAACATCACTCTGGTCAAGACAATGTATCACCCTATCAACACAACCTACATCGACTTCCTCACTGGCGATCCCCTCCCACTGTACCATGATCCCCAGCCGCCTGCCTTCGTAGCAGCACTGAAAAGCTACCTCACCCTCGCGGAAAAGTACGAGAACATCACATTTCCCTCCTTTGTGAACTTTCCCTCGCCTCCTGATATCCCCGCGGAGCTTTTGCTTCCCTTCAAGACCATAGCGGAGACCTACAAGCTGGAAGCTGCATTGCCGCTCATTTTCGAAGGTACCGGCTGGGGATTGGGCGATATAAGCACAGCTCCACTGCTGGACATCCTACAGGAGTTGCCCGCCGTTCTGACCAGAGCTTTCTTGGGAGAACTCGCGAGCTGGGTTCCAGAAAGCGGGAGTAATCAGGAACTGTACGACCGCATCGGCGCTCTCTTGTCCTCCGACGTCTTGTACGACGCGACAATCATCTCGACTCGTCGATCAGACGATGGAGTCCAAGTCTTGGTTTCCGACGCACACGGCGAACAAACATTGATCCGCGCACGGAAACTTCTGGTCTCCATCGCACTCACCGACGACAACCTCCCACTCCTCGATCTCTCTCCCAACGAAGAAGAAATCTTCAGCACATGGGCTCCTGACAATATATACTGCGGTATCGTCTCCGGTCCTGCGCTCCCCGTCAACGGATCCCTCGTCAACATTGCTTCCGGAGCCGTGCCGGAGAACTACACCGTATTTCCCACGCCGCCGTTCGTGGTCCGGTTCCAATATTCTGGGGACAACAATTTTCGGGTCTTGGCTACCGGAACGGAGACGTACACCGAGGACTTGGCCAGACAGCTTATTGTTGACACGTATGAGGAAATCACCGAGGATGTGCGTGGAGATGGACCTGTGGACCATTTGGATATCAAAGCCTTTTCCGCCCACCGAACGACGTCCTTTCACGTTCCCGAGGATAAGGTCCGAGACGGATTCTATGGAAATCTGACGGCGCTTCAGGGTGGGAGGAGTACCTGGTTCACGGGTCGTGCTTGGGGAGGACAGTATTCGACGACGTTGTGGGGGTTCAATGATCAGTGGCTTTTGCCTCGCTTGGTGGCTGATCTTGAGGCAGGGTCTTGA